A stretch of the Melanotaenia boesemani isolate fMelBoe1 chromosome 24, fMelBoe1.pri, whole genome shotgun sequence genome encodes the following:
- the LOC121635736 gene encoding methyl-CpG-binding domain protein 5-like, whose amino-acid sequence MNGGKDCEAGDERQAVPVQVPIGWQRKAEHGSSVAYVSPSGSVLSSLEQVKSYLLTDGTCKCGLECPLILHKVFNFDPGAAVKQRTAEDVKADEDVTKLCIHKRKLLAVATLHKSMETHPPLTLTSPGGGTSSVVAVHSTTQRAIRTKPHDGPPNAIGPDCKHTFKMMMAAGQQQQRLYPHQEVGGAQQPELYSGYSRGQRLGSGEPGPKSPYRAGYGGMLSPPPSSAKLYGDGSQSPVADTLGSPEGFPRTNPCGFPGAGSPGSAAIHGNTRTPLSPPTVMLHGSPAGQPSCAMTGRTSTPLSPTATAKSPVMNMAMPRGNFPPGMDIPRAAFHHKTQPPVHPVPPPPSIPPPCALQKRQLTSEKDPLGILDPIPSKPVSQPPANAPNPSNFQPNIHSQVPMMNVNIPPPAIVPLPSNLPLPTVKPGPVGHGGHVQRTQQGGPASSMSPSPVTSPVHMTGPALVRMEVSPHRSRSSSTSSDHGNFAMPSGHQAPCGTMKVPPRSPRSTMGSPRPAMPSSPSTNKNDALHQYKDSQLLPGMANSVGTHQHSNSMYSPTSSSSSSLATPSASQKGHPGLLGMPLNQILNQQNAASFPASSLLSAAAKAQLANQNKLSTAGNSTAGMAGSGVGMSGIGAGGGGGGGGHPGSMSGPRSMEGHSTLNPMLPPNSTMLLNTPEGQSGRAALRDKLMAQQRDPTRKRKQSSGSTVNHDGGNMVYSMLNKAGMAGPHMLGPSATEQLRKVGRIGNLHPNTSMAQLLQSMSCHSSHNLAGNGHRPGLSPGPGSGPQGAAQLHYNDSTGMITGGPQQNVLVQQRLRGPGDAMQNCQNMDTSGSHLISRPGQFPDMMPQMQVSTMSNCGPMGPGGGPVGPNGLPLVRPNTNPPPLSHPGPHPSQLHCMGRTNMVVPHAGGDGSCNQTVSDTGNPSSMGCGLGAIQPHINAGGGQVYQQHIHQGMQQGVSSHSAYQGPQHFPENLPYTDGNSANAGSMACLYQNYQQGMLQHSQFGEEQQPQGEGLPSGSDRGSGGGPEVVDAIYRAVVDAASKGMHVTITTTVSGTTQASPVPALSAMSAFTASIGEPVNLPQAVSAVLHGHQEGEALTQQARPRHVRPGRGQKTMDPGKSTPDGPEANDYFRSPGRGTPRGQWDGETQHGGGFDTHGNNSTWGGEEFLECSTQVRSSPCMERPASLAPAPPCPIDGSNDHSLAIGHDKVFLDDGYRFNNCSRTPANYKERLEQTVERCAHINGTTPHFNTRVYGEVLGPPRQELTGDDQSPSSSTSLEGPLATPKDYSHYNGHFNGMAPSPSDTKSLSSEEDLRQPDSPSSELLHYRSRTFNMGELVWGQLKGFPPWPAKLAGDEQVHSAAMQLREQAKVEPEKLKTLTHDLEALDRAAKRGLKPGKLNNHLEAAIHEAMSELDKMSGTIPSMDRQVKLPKPKRRKISR is encoded by the exons ATGAATGGCGGAAAGGACTGTGAGGCGGGAGATGAGCGGCAGGCCGTCCCTGTCCAGGTCCCCATTGGCTGGCAGCGCAAGGCGGAGCATGGCAGCAGTGTCGCGTATGTAAG tCCCAGTGGCTCGGTGCTGTCCAGCTTGGAGCAGGTGAAGAGCTACCTGCTGACAGATGGAACCTGCAAATGCGGCCTGGAGTGCCCGCTCATCCTCCACAAG GTGTTCAACTTCGACCCTGGGGCAGCTGTCAAGCAGAGGACAGCTGAGGATGTGAAGGCAGATGAAGACGTGACCAAACTCTGTATTCACAAGAGGAAGCTTTTAGCTGTGGCCACGTTGCACAAGAGCATGGAGACACACCCGCCTCTGACACTGACCAGTCCAGGAGGAG GTACGTCGTCAGTGGTTGCTGTGCATTCCACAACTCAACGAGCAATAAGGACTAAACCCCATGATGGCCCACCCAATGCCATTGGCCCTGACTGCAAGCATACGTTCAAGATGATGATGGCAGCTggacaacagcagcagaggtTGTATCCACACCAGGAAGTGGGTGGAGCCCAGCAGCCTGAGCTCTACTCTGGATACTCCAGGGGACAGAGGCTGGGCAGTGGGGAGCCTGGCCCTAAATCCCCTTATCGGGCTGGGTATGGAGGCATGTTAAGCCCACCTCCCTCCAGTGCTAAATTATATGGAGATGGTTCGCAGTCTCCTGTTGCAGATACTCTGGGTAGCCCTGAGGGCTTTCCAAGGACCAATCCTTGTGGGTTTCCAGGAGCTGGTAGCCCTGGCTCAGCTGCCATCCATGGGAACACAAGGACACCGCTTTCCCCACCCACTGTAATGCTCCACGGCTCTCCTGCAGGACAGCCATCCTGCGCAATGACAGGAAGGACTAGCACACCTCTCTCCCCTACCGCCACTGCCAAAAGCCCTGTCATGAACATGGCCATGCCACGGGGAAACTTTCCCCCTGGTATGGATATTCCCCGTGCAGCATTTCACCATAAAACACAGCCTCCCGTGCATCCTGTACCACCCCCTCCATCCATACCACCACCCTGTGCTCTTCAGAAAAGGCAGTTAACCTCTGAAAAGGACCCCTTAGGCATTTTAGACCCCATCCCCAGCAAGCCAGTCAGTCAGCCCCCTGCCAATGCCCCCAACCCGTCTAACTTCCAGCCTAACATACACTCTCAGGTACCAATGATGAATGTAAACATACCCCCTCCTGCCATCGTTCCCTTGCCAAGCAATTTACCTTTACCCACAGTGAAGCCTGGGCCTGTGGGGCATGGTGGGCATGTGCAAAGGACTCAGCAGGGTGGTCCAgcttcctccatgtctccttCCCCTGTCACATCCCCTGTCCACATGACTGGGCCTGCACTTGTGAGGATGGAGGTGTCACCTCATCGCTCACGttcatcctccacctcctcagacCATGGAAACTTTGCAATGCCCTCCGGGCACCAAGCCCCATGTGGCACCATGAAGGTCCCCCCTCGTTCACCCCGGTCAACTATGGGGTCTCCCAGGCCAGCCATGCCCTCAAGCCCCTCCACCAACAAAAATGACGCACTCCACCAGTACAAAGACTCCCAGCTGCTGCCCGGGATGGCAAACTCTGTTGGCACCCATCAGCACAGCAATTCCATGTATTCGCCCACTTCCTCGTCATCGTCCTCTCTGGCAACCCCTAGCGCTTCCCAGAAGGGCCACCCTGGACTCCTTGGAATGCCCCTCAACCAGATCCTCAACCAACAGAATGCCGCTTCCTTCCCTGCCAGCAGCCTCCTCTCAGCTGCAGCCAAAGCACAGCTagcaaatcaaaacaaactcaGCACTGCTGGCAACAGCACTGCTGGCATGGCTGGCAGTGGTGTTGGTATGTCAGGCATAGGGGCAGGTGGCGGTGGAGGTGGGGGTGGGCACCCTGGCTCTATGAGTGGCCCTCGAAGCATGGAGGGACACAGCACTTTAAACCCCATGCTCCCGCCAAACTCCACCATGCTGCTCAACACTCCTGAAGGTCAGAGTGGTCGGGCAGCTCTCAGAGATAAACTCATGGCCCAGCAGAGGGATCCCACGCGCAAACGGAAGCAGTCGTCTGGCAGCACTGTAAACCACGACGGCGGAAACATGGTCTACAGCATGCTCAACAAAGCAGGCATGGCGGGACCACACATGCTCGGACCCAGTGCCACCGAGCAGCTACGAAAAGTGGGCCGAATTGGAAACCTACACCCAAATACCTCCATGGCTCAGCTTCTCCAGTCCATGAGCTGCCACAGTTCTCATAACCTGGCTGGAAACGGCCATCGTCCAGGTCTTAGCCCCGGCCCAGGGTCTGGCCCTCAAGGAGCGGCACAGCTTCACTACAACGACAGCACGGGGATGATCACTGGTGGCCCTCAGCAGAACGTCCTAGTCCAGCAGAGGCTGCGGGGTCCAGGAGATGCCATGCAGAACTGCCAGAATATGGACACCTCTGGGAGCCATTTGATCTCTCGTCCAGGCCAGTTCCCTGACATGATGCCTCAGATGCAGGTCTCCACCATGAGTAACTGTGGACCTATGGGGCCAGGCGGTGGGCCAGTGGGACCTAATGGCTTACCGCTAGTACGCCCCAACACTAACCCCCCACCACTGTCACATCCTGGCCCTCACCCATCACAGCTTCATTGTATGGGACGGACTAACATGGTGGTACCACATGCCGGTGGCGATGGAAGCTGCAACCAGACCGTCTCTGACACAG GAAACCCCTCATCAATGGGCTGCGGGTTGGGCGCCATACAGCCGCACATAAACGCAGGCGGAGGTCAGGTGTACCAGCAGCATATCCACCAGGGCATGCAGCAAGGGGTGTCCTCACACTCAGCCTACCAGGGGCCGCAGCACTTCCCAGAAAACCTGCCCTACACAGATGGCAACAGCGCCAATGCCGGCTCCATGGCCTGCCTCTATCAGAACTACCAG CAGGGGATGTTGCAGCACTCGCAGTTTGGGGAGGAGCAACAGCCTCAAGGCGAAGGACTGCCATCAGGTTCTGACAGGGGTTCTGGTGGAGGCCCAGAAGTAGTGGACGCCATTTATAGAGCTGTGGTAGACGCCGCCAGCAAGGGCATGCATGTTACCATCACCACTACAGTTAGCGGGACCACACAGGCGAGTCCGGTGCCTGCCCTCAGTGCCATGAGTGCCTTCACTGCCTCCATAGGAGAACCGGTCAACCTCCCGCAAGCAGTTAGTGCAGTCCTGCATGGGCACCAGGAAGGAGAGGCGTTAACCCAGCAAGCCAGACCCAGGCATGTGAGGCCGGGACGTGGTCAGAAGACTATGGATCCGGGGAAGAGCACTCCAGATGGTCCTGAGGCCAATGACTACTTTCGTTCCCCTGGTCGTGGAACTCCAAGAGGACAGTGGGACGGGGAGACACAACACGGGGGAGGCTTCGACACTCACGGCAACAACAGCACCTGGGGAGGTGAGGAGTTTCTGGAGTGCTCTACACAAGTAAGAAGTAGTCCCTGCATGGAGAGACCCGCAAGTCTGGCCCCTGCCCCACCTTGCCCTATTGACGGATCCAACGACCATAGCCTGGCCATTGGCCATGATAAGGTCTTTCTTGACGATGGTTACCGGTTCAACAACTGCAGCCGGACTCCTGCTAACTACAAGGAACGCCTGGAGCAGACGGTGGAACGCTGCGCCCACATCAATGGCACCACCCCCCATTTTAACACTCGGGTTTACGGAGAAGTTCTGGGCCCCCCACGGCAGGAGCTGACGGGGGACGACCAGTCGCCCAGTTCCTCCACTAGCCTCGAGGGACCTCTGGCCACACCCAAAGACTATAGCCACTACAATGGCCACTTTAACGGTATGGCGCCCAGCCCTTCAGACACAAAGAGCCTGAGCAGCGAGGAGGACCTGCGGCAGCCAGACTCTCCCTCATCAGAGCTGCTTCACTACCGGTCCAGGACCTTCAATATGGGAGAGCTGGTCTGGGGCCAGCTGAAGGGCTTCCCACCCTGGCCTGCCAAGTTGGCTGGGGACGAACAAGTGCACAGCGCTGCTATGCAGCTGCGAGAGCAGGCCAAG GTAGAGCCAGAGAAGCTAAAAACACTAACTCATGACTTGGAGGCGCTTGATCGAGCTGCCAAACGAGGCCTGAA ACCGGGGAAACTGAATAATCACTTGGAAGCTGCTATCCACGAGGCCATGAGCGAGCTAGATAAGATGTCGGGCACG ATCCCGTCAATGGATCGTCAAGTGAAGCTCCCCAAGCCCAAGAGGAGGAAGATATCAAGATAA